A region of the Pygocentrus nattereri isolate fPygNat1 chromosome 27, fPygNat1.pri, whole genome shotgun sequence genome:
aggggaattctacagatttttctaaatatctGCAGTTTTTagtggttgaaatgtaaacattcagagaggtttaatgtgaaatgctccgttctagagaagcttacttgctgttttctttacagtggtagtgataggaaccaggcgtctcaATGTCTGccaaagaaatatatttattaactatacaaaaccaccagtgaagaTACATGTGTCTTGTGAGTTTTTATGGGCTGTCATGATAAAattgatacatttttttaaactccatttatggaagtgtgtgtgtgtgtgtgtgtgtggtttccataactggagttaaaaaattattaaaagattgaaaaaaatagtaacaaccacctggaagacctggtagacaccaaaactgccccatcagaaaAACCgcccttaaagctttcatctttgagagagaagagaaaatcaagctgcttcagatctgagaacatccacaggtgtttgtccatccttccactgtgagaaggtgACTTGgggctatgggtctgaaaggatgtgtagctgtcaacaAATAAGCTGCTGATTTTCCAGACCTCGTTATCTCTCTGGAGTAACGTTCTTTGTGTCTACAGAAACGCTATCCACCTGCTAAAGGCCGTCTGGTGGTGTGTGGTCATGGCACTATTGAGGGTGATGGTGTTTTCTGCATCCTGAGCGATGATCATGGGCAAACGTGGAGAAACGGAGCTGCACTGAAGAGTATCCCCTACAACCAGCCCAAAAAGAGCCTGGACTTCAACCCGGACGAGTGTCAGGTaattgatttttgttttaagGCTGTATGagaggaggatgatgatgatgatgatgatgatgatgttgttaACATGActtagatttttaaatattggaAATTGATTTAAAACTAGGTGTATATTTCATGCTATAAAATAGGGCATTCCtccaaaaaaaacatgcaaagccATATATAGTAGCTTTCAACGGACTGTAATGacttgtcatattaatattgttattttattctattttaataTAGACAGTTTAAATTAAAGTACGGTAAGCTAGATGCCagaatgttttattcagtatttcaagtTTTTGGAAACACCAGgaagttattaaataaataataaataatatactgtaatcaTCTATTCATAGCATTTCCTTGAGAAGATGACCACTCCTGCtcaaatgacctgttttgttgaaagtgaaagtaaattgACACTGAATTGACTTGTTGAATTTGTCATATTGGAAAACATAATGTGTTCCCGTGCAAACGTTAATGcacttttaattatttgttttattttttccaactttctatttctatttattcagttttagagaataaatagaaactgtgcactacaattagcagaaaaatatgcAAACTTATTTTGAATTAGGAGACCAGCAAAACCATGGAGTTTGACCTTTCTTGGTCTACAGCTTATTCTGGACACATCCAACAGCTTCctacaaatgatttaaaatctATAAAGTTGGAGTAATGATGTCGTAACAATGTCATTGAATGTAATTGAAGGGTAGTGTAAATTGtagatatttatttacattgagTTGAAATGGTGTTGACTTGGTTGTTTTATCGAAGTATTTATTACATGCAAATATATCCTCCAGTTAGTGTTTACATAATCACTGTGGCCCTAAACACACACCCTTTAATTCTGTTGTGGTCCACAGCCGGTGGAACTGCAGGATGGAAGTATAGTCATTAACGTGCGAAACCAGAACAACTACCACTGCCGCTGTCGTATGGTGGTGCGGAGTCTGGACGGAGGCGAGACGCTGCCTGTGGAGGAGCTGGTGTTTGACTACACGCTGGTGGACCCTGTGGTAGCGGCTGGAGCTCTACAGAAAGATGGAGTGCTGTACTTCAGCAACCCAGCCAACTCCCACCAGAGTAAGAATGAGGGGGCAAGAAGTGGACTGAGGGCTCTAAACGGGAACAGGACTGTTTACGTAGTTTACAATGTTGAATACCCTGAAAAATATTGGGACAGTTAGTAGTGGGTGGTGTTGCCAAAAATGACTATGATAGTATGATCACTACGTGTGTAGTTTTAGACCCTTTTGAACCTGTTTTTGAAGATAAACTGTGGCTTATTATTCTGGGATACCCTTCACGTTTTAATAAGTACCATTTTTAACAacctgaaatatttttattgtgcaaaaaagtaaacaaaaccaaacaatgTATGCATAAAACTTTTTTAATATTGCTCTTGGGCAAAACCAGTTCTAAATGTTACATCTGAATTTCAACACAGCTGAAAGTGTAATGGAAAATGCGAAGAAGCCAGCGTTGgcttttttggatttttcaaaatatttgtcTCATAAGTGCATCACATTCTCGTACCTCTGACTGCCAGACGCTGCTGGAACTTCAGAAAACATATTAAGGTTGGTCATGTTTCAGTACCAGCTGTGATGCTGCTGCCTGAGTCGGGCGGCTCCTCAGCAAGGCATCATCAGTCCGGTGTCCAGCCCCAAAAGCCCAGCAACTCCTTTATGTCACCGGGCtcaaaaacacagtaaactacTTCACATCCAGTGTCGTGGGCAGTGACTGAGCgtctgctgtgttttcattgttCTTTGAAACATAACAAACATTCCTGGCTCAACCACTCAGCTAAAGGggataacatttgtgtggtttgcTCTGTTTGTACGTCTGTGTTTATCTGTGCTTATGTGGCGTAATGGTATAACCGTTCAGATGAAACTCATACATGAGGAATGAATCAAAAGTGCAGAATGTCACCTTTTATTAATAGCTATGTCTAGGTGTATTTTACCATATTAGAGTAATATCTTGTGTTGAGTCCTTCATTTTTAGATAAGAATAATTATGATGCCAACCACTCCTGCCATCACACCGCACAATATGCTCATCAACCCAGGTCAAAGTCAAAATTTACTTATGTAGCAAGTatttgttagctgatgtaacagaattgacAGTTAGCTCTTTCCTCCAGGCATGTTAGTGTCCAGTGACTTTGCAAAGGGGCGTTGGTGCTTCAGCTCACTCAGAAGAGCTAGGCTTCACCATCCCAGTTTGGTAGCATTATGTGATGGGGGACACCTAGCTAGTGGGTGCAGCTGGACATGACTAAACTTGAAATGTtagaaattaattaattaattaaacacgTTTAAGTTtatccttcttttctctctcctccaggGATCAATATGACTCTCCGTTGGTCTCTAACAGATGGTAGGTCGTGGGTGAACGAGGCCCTACAGATTTGGCAGGGGCCGAGCGGTTACTCTTCGATGACGGCGCTTGTCGGTAATTCTGTTGAAGACAAGAAGTATGTCTTCGTCATCTACGAGAAGGGCCATAAGAGCTCTGTTGAGACCATCTCTGTCGCCAAGATACACCTGTATGGTGGCAGGTAAAACGAAAGTGAACAGTGTgatggaaagaaaaagggaaacgGAAGTCACCTCATTAAATACTGGACCACCTGGAATTTGTGGATTTCATGCAGTAATTGAGACAACAATCATACAAAAATATTGAACTTTCTTGGTCAGATTACGCATTAATTTTATATACatagagatatagatatagatatatatatctatatagatagatatagatagataaatagattaTATcattaattttctaagtgaaaatgagttaacacatcctctacaggtaataaaataaaaaagacttttctctgtgaattttagttttacattttctgttaatttgctAAGTTCAACCAAATGGGGATAAAGGTCAAATATAAATTGTGCCATGACCTTTGCACAGGCTTTTATCCCAATACGTTAAATTCAGggaataaacagtaattttgcattaaaacgtgcagacgtgtttctctgtagaggacgtgttcactttatttttactttgaaaCTCAATGATGTCAGGACTCGGAGCGCCTCGCCCTCCGACGCAGAGTCCTGGACGATGTGGATGAAACGCGTGTTGCTTATCAATTAATTCCAAGTTAAGTTTTAGTGCTAATTTATTCTGTtctttaatgcaaaaaaagggTCATTAAAATCAAAGGATTCctgcaaaaagcagaaaagagaatacagtcaaaaagattaaaaagccTTCTTGCAGGAGGTTAAAGAAATACGAAAGCCGAACTCCAGCCGATGGTTCTGTTGAGGAAGGAGAAGGCCCTCTTTGTTTATTAAGTTTCAGGTGACCAGTCGGCTCCCGGAtcgaaaaaatgcaaaaattcaccacattttttcaaatatggtCAGTGCTCCTCCCCGGGCACTctcttcactcctcctctctgaccATCCTAGGGTTCCCATTGGCTAtcattatatttactttttgaCACCTATGTTTTGTCTGACAAGGACCATTTTTACAACTTCTCCATAATGGgcctttttttaattatttaagagtTACGACCCATTCCTGCTCGCTGCTTATCTGTCTCCTCACTATGTATATATACTCACAGTGTatttctttacttctttacttaCTTCGCTTATCTCTCAAGGCCTTCTAACACTGCCTGGCACAAACACCTCTCGCACAGAAGCATTAGGCCTAACTTTCCTACCTAAGGCTGCCGGCCTTGGTTAGGATGACTCTATAATCTATTTTAATAGTTTCTAAATGAATGATTGCTGCAGACCTTTTATTAATGGATATTCAAGGATATATTTCATTAATACATTCCCTCAATAACATGTAATCTGACCAGAGATGTCCAAAATTTTGTGTACGATTGTAAACGTTTGGCAACTGTAACATAGAAGTTGATCCCCTGGGCTGAAGTGGAGTCTAATAGGTAGACATGCTTATTGTCTCCGTCTTGAAATCATCACAAAAATCCAGCTTGGAGGTTCTTCAAACAGGGATGGAAAAACCTGAGGAATATCAAGAAGATGCGTAATTGATTGTCTTCTAACAGTTTAAAGCCCTCTTCAAAATGGGCCATCAAACCGTTTCACTATTTCCCCACTCCAGCTTAGCCAAGTCATCTCCCAGCATGTGCAGTGATTGCTTCATGAGTTGAAATggcaaaaacactgaa
Encoded here:
- the neu1 gene encoding sialidase-1: MEGVRLAALLAVLLQAAAGRSQLPQIDPLIYDEQLLWVGGGAGEVNTYRIPLLTFTSHGSLLAFAEARKHSSGDVGAKFIAVRRSEDKGATWSPTSFVVDDGSLVDGLNLGSVVVDEQKGSVMLIYSLCFHLYQCSPSSTMLVESLDDGQTWSPPRNLSVQLGVKSFAPGPGFGLQKRYPPAKGRLVVCGHGTIEGDGVFCILSDDHGQTWRNGAALKSIPYNQPKKSLDFNPDECQPVELQDGSIVINVRNQNNYHCRCRMVVRSLDGGETLPVEELVFDYTLVDPVVAAGALQKDGVLYFSNPANSHQRINMTLRWSLTDGRSWVNEALQIWQGPSGYSSMTALVGNSVEDKKYVFVIYEKGHKSSVETISVAKIHLYGGR